One window of the Salvelinus sp. IW2-2015 linkage group LG10, ASM291031v2, whole genome shotgun sequence genome contains the following:
- the LOC111969520 gene encoding thrombospondin type-1 domain-containing protein 4 isoform X1, which produces MGRLYEWEPFNEVSGDQRCELNCRAIGFRFYVRQSDRVIDGTPCGQNETFICVAGRCQSLGCDEYLGSGKVMDKCGVCGGDNTACKLVSGLFQQHSLNKVGYHKIVEIPEGATKINVTETVKSRNYLALKSRSGRSIINGNWAIDRPGKYEGVGTMFTYRRPNEVTSTAGESFLAEGPTNEILDVYVIYQQPNPGVSYEFILPSDNPPQHPDHRPGGNTLYGQSGNDHRGNPNQDGYDPAGGGKYPPQVPNNQVPAVQPPRRQREYNWKLSGATECSASCGRGSRYTIFRCVHRLSHEQVPENQCDSSTRPSSQEEPCNLQSCPAFWDIGEWSECSKTCGLGMQHRQVLCRQVYANRTLNVHTSRCRHLEQPETTSTCQLKICSEWQIRTEWSACSVPCGVGQRTREVHCVSNVGDFVSDEECNMKLRPSDNENCDMGPCAKSWFFTEWGNKCSAECGMGVRTRGVLCLTNHISSLPLEGCGHERPTDSQICNHGPCESRIEWFTAPWSQCSTECGSGSQQRAVVCLMKSDEGFNVMPPYECSSLDKPLNQQSCHLKSCGAMWYHTDWSACSKTCEGGFRVREVRCLSDDMLSSEGCEEELKPVEREECNPEPCVPHIGENCRDKYFNCNVVVQARLCVYDYYKTTCCASCTRVAHRQSQHRAIS; this is translated from the exons agtcTTGGCTGTGATGAGTACCTGGGCTCAGGCAAGGTGATGGACAAGTGTGGGGTGTGTGGCGGGGACAACACGGCCTGTAAGCTGGTGTCAGGGCTCTTCCAGCAGCACAGCCTGAACAAGGTGGGCTACCACAAGATAGTGGAGATCCCAGAGGGAGCCACCAAGATCAACGTCACCGAGACGGTGAAGAGCAGGAATTACCTGG CTCTGAAAAGCCGCTCAGGTCGCTCCATCATCAATGGGAACTGGGCCATTGACCGGCCAGGGAAGTATGAGGGGGTGGGCACCATGTTCACCtaccgacgacccaatgaggtcACCAGCACCGCCGGGGAGTCCTTCCTGGCTGAGGGGCCAACCAATGAGATCCTGGATGTTTAT GTGATCTACCAGCAGCCCAACCCAGGAGTGAGCTATGAATTCATCCTTCCCTCTGACAACCCTCCACAGCACCCCGACCACAGACCTGGAG GGAACACTCTGTATGGGCAAAGTGGGAATGATCACCGGGGCAACCCCAACCAGGATGGGTACGATCCAGCAGGAGGGGGCAAGTACCCTCCCCAGGTACCCAACAACCAGGTGCCAGCAGTCCAGCCACCCAGACGTCAGAGAGAATACAACTGGAAACTGTCTGGGGCAACAGAATGTAGCGCCTCCTGTGGCAGAG GTAGCAGGTACACCATCTTCCGCTGTGTCCACAGACTGAGCCATGAGCAGGTACCAGAGAACCAGTGTGACAGCAGCACCAGGCCCAGTTCACAGGAAGAGCCCTGCAACCTTCAGTCCTGCCCTGCCTT CTGGGACATTGGTGAGTGGTCGGAGTGCAGTAAGACATGTGGCCTGGGTATGCAGCACCGCCAGGTCTTGTGCAGGCAGGTGTATGCCAACCGGACCCTCAACGTCCACACCAGCCGCTGCCGCCACCTGGAGCAGCCTGAGACCACCAGcacctgccagctgaaaatctgcAGCGAGTGGCAGATACGAACCGAGTGGAGTGCA TGCTCTGTTCCCTGTGGCGTGGGCCAGAGGACCAGGGAGGTACACTGTGTCAGCAACGTGGGAGACTTTGTGTCGGACGAGGAGTGCAACATGAAGCTGCGACCCAGTGACAATGAGAACTGTGACATGGGGCCCTGTGCTAAAAGTTGGTTCTTCACTGAGTGGGGGAATAAG TGTTCTGCTGAGTGTGGGATGGGTGTGCGGACCCGTGGCGTACTGTgcttgaccaatcacatcagcagCTTGCCTCTGGAGGGCTGTGGCCATGAGCGCCCCACTGACTCTCAGATCTGTAATCACGGCCCCTGTGAGAGTCGCATCGAGTGGTTTACAGCTCCCTGGAGTCAG TGCTCAACGGAGTGTGGCTCGGGCAGCCAGCAGAGGGCAGTGGTGTGTCTGATGAAGTCTGACGAGGGGTTCAACGTAATGCCGCCTTACGAATGTTCTTCTCTAGACAAGCCTCTTAATCAGCAGAGCTGCCACCTAAAGTCCTGCGGGGCCATGTGGTACCACACAGACTGGAGCGCT TGTTCTAAGACATGTGAGGGGGGCTTCCGTGTGAGGGAGGTGCGCTGTCTGTCTGATGACATGCTTTCCAGTGAGGGCTGTGAGGAGGAGCTGaaaccagtggagagagaggagtgcaaCCCAGAGCCCTGCGTCCCACACATAG GCGAGAACTGTCGAGACAAGTATTTCAACTGCAATGTGGTGGTCCAGGCACGTCTCTGTGTGTACGACTACTACAAGACAACCTGCTGTGCCTCCTGCACACGAGTGGCCCACAGACAGTCACAACACAGGGCAATCAGCTAG
- the LOC111969520 gene encoding thrombospondin type-1 domain-containing protein 4 isoform X2, which produces MLSGLALLLLVCLLHMFVTAQGNPWSQSLGCDEYLGSGKVMDKCGVCGGDNTACKLVSGLFQQHSLNKVGYHKIVEIPEGATKINVTETVKSRNYLALKSRSGRSIINGNWAIDRPGKYEGVGTMFTYRRPNEVTSTAGESFLAEGPTNEILDVYVIYQQPNPGVSYEFILPSDNPPQHPDHRPGGNTLYGQSGNDHRGNPNQDGYDPAGGGKYPPQVPNNQVPAVQPPRRQREYNWKLSGATECSASCGRGSRYTIFRCVHRLSHEQVPENQCDSSTRPSSQEEPCNLQSCPAFWDIGEWSECSKTCGLGMQHRQVLCRQVYANRTLNVHTSRCRHLEQPETTSTCQLKICSEWQIRTEWSACSVPCGVGQRTREVHCVSNVGDFVSDEECNMKLRPSDNENCDMGPCAKSWFFTEWGNKCSAECGMGVRTRGVLCLTNHISSLPLEGCGHERPTDSQICNHGPCESRIEWFTAPWSQCSTECGSGSQQRAVVCLMKSDEGFNVMPPYECSSLDKPLNQQSCHLKSCGAMWYHTDWSACSKTCEGGFRVREVRCLSDDMLSSEGCEEELKPVEREECNPEPCVPHIGENCRDKYFNCNVVVQARLCVYDYYKTTCCASCTRVAHRQSQHRAIS; this is translated from the exons agtcTTGGCTGTGATGAGTACCTGGGCTCAGGCAAGGTGATGGACAAGTGTGGGGTGTGTGGCGGGGACAACACGGCCTGTAAGCTGGTGTCAGGGCTCTTCCAGCAGCACAGCCTGAACAAGGTGGGCTACCACAAGATAGTGGAGATCCCAGAGGGAGCCACCAAGATCAACGTCACCGAGACGGTGAAGAGCAGGAATTACCTGG CTCTGAAAAGCCGCTCAGGTCGCTCCATCATCAATGGGAACTGGGCCATTGACCGGCCAGGGAAGTATGAGGGGGTGGGCACCATGTTCACCtaccgacgacccaatgaggtcACCAGCACCGCCGGGGAGTCCTTCCTGGCTGAGGGGCCAACCAATGAGATCCTGGATGTTTAT GTGATCTACCAGCAGCCCAACCCAGGAGTGAGCTATGAATTCATCCTTCCCTCTGACAACCCTCCACAGCACCCCGACCACAGACCTGGAG GGAACACTCTGTATGGGCAAAGTGGGAATGATCACCGGGGCAACCCCAACCAGGATGGGTACGATCCAGCAGGAGGGGGCAAGTACCCTCCCCAGGTACCCAACAACCAGGTGCCAGCAGTCCAGCCACCCAGACGTCAGAGAGAATACAACTGGAAACTGTCTGGGGCAACAGAATGTAGCGCCTCCTGTGGCAGAG GTAGCAGGTACACCATCTTCCGCTGTGTCCACAGACTGAGCCATGAGCAGGTACCAGAGAACCAGTGTGACAGCAGCACCAGGCCCAGTTCACAGGAAGAGCCCTGCAACCTTCAGTCCTGCCCTGCCTT CTGGGACATTGGTGAGTGGTCGGAGTGCAGTAAGACATGTGGCCTGGGTATGCAGCACCGCCAGGTCTTGTGCAGGCAGGTGTATGCCAACCGGACCCTCAACGTCCACACCAGCCGCTGCCGCCACCTGGAGCAGCCTGAGACCACCAGcacctgccagctgaaaatctgcAGCGAGTGGCAGATACGAACCGAGTGGAGTGCA TGCTCTGTTCCCTGTGGCGTGGGCCAGAGGACCAGGGAGGTACACTGTGTCAGCAACGTGGGAGACTTTGTGTCGGACGAGGAGTGCAACATGAAGCTGCGACCCAGTGACAATGAGAACTGTGACATGGGGCCCTGTGCTAAAAGTTGGTTCTTCACTGAGTGGGGGAATAAG TGTTCTGCTGAGTGTGGGATGGGTGTGCGGACCCGTGGCGTACTGTgcttgaccaatcacatcagcagCTTGCCTCTGGAGGGCTGTGGCCATGAGCGCCCCACTGACTCTCAGATCTGTAATCACGGCCCCTGTGAGAGTCGCATCGAGTGGTTTACAGCTCCCTGGAGTCAG TGCTCAACGGAGTGTGGCTCGGGCAGCCAGCAGAGGGCAGTGGTGTGTCTGATGAAGTCTGACGAGGGGTTCAACGTAATGCCGCCTTACGAATGTTCTTCTCTAGACAAGCCTCTTAATCAGCAGAGCTGCCACCTAAAGTCCTGCGGGGCCATGTGGTACCACACAGACTGGAGCGCT TGTTCTAAGACATGTGAGGGGGGCTTCCGTGTGAGGGAGGTGCGCTGTCTGTCTGATGACATGCTTTCCAGTGAGGGCTGTGAGGAGGAGCTGaaaccagtggagagagaggagtgcaaCCCAGAGCCCTGCGTCCCACACATAG GCGAGAACTGTCGAGACAAGTATTTCAACTGCAATGTGGTGGTCCAGGCACGTCTCTGTGTGTACGACTACTACAAGACAACCTGCTGTGCCTCCTGCACACGAGTGGCCCACAGACAGTCACAACACAGGGCAATCAGCTAG